The sequence below is a genomic window from Nostoc flagelliforme CCNUN1.
AACATGGGACAACACCACGCTCGCGTGCTGAGTTCAATGAAAGATGTTGAACTAGTCGGAGTGGCAGATATTAACGTTGAGCGAGGGTTAGAAACTGCCAGCAAGTACAAGGTGCGTTTTTTTGAAGATTACTGTGACTTGCTACCCCTTGTGGAAGCCGTTTGTGTCGCTGTTCCCACCCGTCTGCACTACGCTGTGGGCATCAACTGTCTGTTAGCGGGAATTCATGTTTTGATTGAAAAACCGATCGCAGCCAGTATTTCTGAGGCAGAGTCCCTAGTAAATGCCGCAGCTGAGTCTGGATGTATCCTGCAAGTAGGTCATATTGAGCGTTTCAACCCAGCTTTTAAAGAACTGAGCCAAGTTCTGAAAACAGAGGAATTGCTGGCGCTAGAAGCCCACAGGATGAGTCCTTACTCAGATCGGGCAAACGATGTTTCGGTTGTGCTGGATTTAATGATCCATGACATCGACCTACTTCTGGAATTAGCTGCTTCCCCAGTCACGAAATTGACTGCTAGCGGTACTCGCGCCCTGGACTCTGGTTATTTAGATTACGTAACTGCCACCTTGGGGTTTGCCAATGGTATTGTTGCTACTCTGACCGCCAGTAAAGTTACCCACCGAAAAATTCGCCGGATTGTCGCCCATTGCAAAAATTCATTCACTGAGGCAGATTTTCTCAAGAATGAAATTTTGATTCACCGACAAACAAATGCTAATTCTCTCACCGACCACCGACAAGTACTTTACAGG
It includes:
- a CDS encoding Gfo/Idh/MocA family protein, with protein sequence MQNSMSVAEPNPYTQRNQPRPIRIGVIGVGNMGQHHARVLSSMKDVELVGVADINVERGLETASKYKVRFFEDYCDLLPLVEAVCVAVPTRLHYAVGINCLLAGIHVLIEKPIAASISEAESLVNAAAESGCILQVGHIERFNPAFKELSQVLKTEELLALEAHRMSPYSDRANDVSVVLDLMIHDIDLLLELAASPVTKLTASGTRALDSGYLDYVTATLGFANGIVATLTASKVTHRKIRRIVAHCKNSFTEADFLKNEILIHRQTNANSLTDHRQVLYRQDGVIEKVYTSNIQPLSAELEHFVNCVHGGNQPSVGGEQALKALRLASLIEQMALEDRVLNPLDWQSESRVQSLTPTA